One window from the genome of Rhodoflexus caldus encodes:
- a CDS encoding tetratricopeptide repeat protein, which produces MKMQFWFCFILFLATSFAAKSQDGGLEFLLKAEDYKKNNRPKEAIDEYNKAIQADPANPEYVFRKGKTYILLKDMDNAIQCFEKTIQLRKDYLGAYTRLARLYAAKNKTNEAIEAFNNAFKYDSNPKEKVEYKINIIKLLMRADRFKESANHIADGLALDPNNLQLLFFNAHLNNKLGKHDLAVKDMLKATPLITSQDPRDFARFYYELGLGYYKLGKYPEAQQAFTKANFGPYKVKIFEMSHIYFQHLATAYYKVYELEESKKMAEQAIKIKPDFSPAHEMLVNISKMTLDQSAVIKQQKLAAEAKKEPVEKALALSKVAQSEIGAGLYNEAIASADACLAIQPTNYQVAFIKAVALSKLNKLNESMTVINDILNKFQGVDPEMKAQVYFLQGLVFNKMKNPKAANEAFKKADQSSLKYAVIYELRKNNDDSVAEKEIESGGELSGGNIDD; this is translated from the coding sequence ATGAAAATGCAATTTTGGTTTTGTTTCATCTTGTTTTTAGCCACATCCTTCGCGGCTAAATCACAAGACGGCGGGCTTGAGTTTTTGCTTAAGGCTGAGGATTACAAAAAGAATAACCGGCCTAAGGAAGCTATTGACGAGTACAATAAAGCAATACAAGCCGACCCTGCCAATCCTGAATATGTTTTTCGCAAGGGCAAAACTTACATCCTGTTGAAGGATATGGACAATGCCATCCAGTGTTTTGAGAAAACCATCCAATTGCGTAAGGACTACTTAGGCGCATACACAAGGCTGGCAAGGCTTTACGCTGCCAAAAACAAAACCAACGAAGCCATAGAAGCATTCAATAATGCTTTCAAATACGACAGCAATCCGAAAGAAAAAGTAGAGTACAAAATCAACATTATCAAGTTATTGATGCGTGCGGACAGATTCAAAGAGTCTGCTAACCATATCGCCGACGGCTTGGCATTAGACCCCAACAACTTGCAGTTGCTTTTCTTCAATGCACACCTGAATAACAAGCTCGGCAAGCACGATTTGGCTGTAAAAGACATGCTGAAAGCAACTCCTTTGATTACCAGCCAAGACCCTCGCGACTTTGCCCGTTTTTACTATGAACTTGGTTTAGGCTACTACAAACTGGGTAAATATCCGGAAGCCCAGCAAGCATTTACCAAAGCCAACTTTGGCCCCTACAAGGTCAAAATTTTTGAAATGAGCCATATCTACTTCCAGCACCTTGCTACCGCTTACTATAAGGTATATGAGTTGGAAGAAAGCAAAAAAATGGCAGAACAAGCCATTAAAATAAAGCCGGACTTCTCCCCTGCTCATGAAATGCTGGTCAATATCTCAAAAATGACACTAGACCAATCTGCCGTTATCAAACAACAAAAACTGGCTGCTGAAGCTAAGAAAGAACCGGTGGAAAAAGCCTTAGCTCTTTCAAAAGTAGCACAGAGTGAAATTGGTGCAGGGTTGTATAACGAGGCAATTGCTTCGGCTGATGCTTGTCTTGCCATTCAACCGACTAATTATCAGGTTGCTTTTATTAAAGCCGTTGCCTTGTCTAAGCTGAACAAGCTCAACGAGTCCATGACCGTTATCAACGACATTCTGAATAAGTTTCAGGGAGTAGACCCTGAAATGAAAGCACAGGTTTACTTCTTGCAAGGTTTGGTTTTCAATAAAATGAAAAACCCCAAAGCCGCCAACGAAGCGTTTAAGAAAGCAGACCAGAGCAGCCTCAAATACGCCGTTATCTATGAGTTGCGCAAAAACAATGATGACAGCGTAGCCGAAAAAGAAATAGAAAGTGGCGGCGAACTCAGCGGCGGTAATATTGATGACTAA
- a CDS encoding alkaline phosphatase family protein — translation MKKTVVINVVGLCGALIGEHTPFLKQWIAKGQAMPVENMLPAVTCSVQTTYLTGKWPSEHGIVGNGWYDRTECEVKFWKQSNKLVQAPKVWDEARFHDPNFTVCNMFWWYNMYSTADYSVTPRPQYWADGRKTPDCYSHPADLRDKLQERLGIFPLFDFWGPRTSIRSSRWIAEASKLVDEWHNPTLTLIYLPHLDYNFQRFGTQHPTIPEDLRQIDALCADLIQFYEQRGAEVLLLSEYGITDVSRPIHLNRLFRQKGWLQVRREHDATELLDAGASRVFAVADHQLAHIYINDPTLLPQVKSLLQQTEGVELVLDEQGKKAHHLTHERAGDLVAVADAKSWFTYYYWLDDRHAPDFARIVDIHKKPGYDPVEMFTDPKKPLMPLRVGWKLLKKKLGFRMLMDVIPLDASLIGGSHGRITDRPEDKPLLAARYVACLPNQAICAPTEVYHVIMRLLNRQT, via the coding sequence ATGAAAAAGACAGTTGTAATTAATGTGGTGGGTCTTTGCGGCGCACTGATAGGCGAGCATACGCCGTTTTTAAAACAATGGATAGCCAAAGGGCAGGCAATGCCTGTTGAAAATATGCTGCCTGCCGTAACCTGCTCGGTGCAAACTACCTATCTTACCGGTAAATGGCCATCTGAACACGGCATCGTAGGCAACGGCTGGTATGACCGAACCGAGTGTGAGGTAAAATTCTGGAAACAATCCAACAAGTTGGTGCAGGCACCCAAGGTATGGGATGAAGCACGCTTCCATGACCCCAATTTTACGGTTTGTAATATGTTTTGGTGGTACAATATGTACAGTACTGCCGACTACAGCGTTACGCCGCGTCCCCAATATTGGGCAGATGGCCGCAAAACACCCGATTGCTATTCCCATCCCGCCGATTTGCGCGATAAATTGCAGGAGCGACTTGGCATCTTCCCTCTGTTCGATTTCTGGGGGCCTCGTACCTCCATTCGCTCCTCGCGCTGGATTGCCGAGGCAAGTAAATTGGTAGATGAATGGCACAACCCGACGCTTACACTGATTTACCTGCCCCACTTAGACTATAACTTTCAAAGGTTTGGCACGCAGCATCCAACCATTCCCGAAGATTTGCGACAAATAGATGCGCTGTGTGCCGATTTGATACAATTCTACGAACAGCGCGGGGCAGAAGTGCTGTTGCTTTCAGAGTATGGCATTACCGACGTATCGCGCCCTATCCATTTAAACCGCTTGTTCCGGCAAAAAGGTTGGTTGCAAGTACGCCGCGAACATGATGCAACCGAGTTGCTCGATGCAGGTGCAAGTCGGGTTTTTGCTGTGGCAGACCATCAGTTGGCACATATTTACATCAACGACCCAACGCTTTTGCCGCAGGTAAAGAGTTTGTTGCAGCAAACCGAAGGTGTAGAACTTGTATTAGATGAGCAAGGAAAAAAAGCGCACCACCTAACCCACGAGCGCGCCGGTGATTTGGTAGCTGTTGCCGATGCAAAAAGTTGGTTCACTTATTACTATTGGTTAGATGACCGCCATGCCCCCGATTTTGCCCGTATAGTAGATATCCACAAAAAGCCGGGCTACGACCCTGTCGAGATGTTTACCGACCCCAAAAAGCCCTTGATGCCGTTACGGGTAGGATGGAAGCTATTGAAAAAGAAGCTTGGTTTTCGTATGCTGATGGATGTTATCCCGTTAGATGCCTCGCTCATAGGCGGCTCGCACGGGCGCATAACAGACCGACCGGAAGATAAGCCTTTATTGGCAGCCCGTTATGTTGCTTGTTTGCCTAATCAGGCAATTTGTGCGCCTACCGAGGTGTATCATGTCATTATGCGCCTGTTGAACAGGCAGACATAA